TGGGACCGCGTGCTGACCTGGGCCTTCCGCGATCACCGTGACGGCACGAAGCCCGACACCGTGAGTGCGCTGGAGATCGCCGTACGTCCGGACCGACTACGCCGTCTACGTCGAACCGAACGTCTGGGTCCGGCACCGCCTCTGAGCTGTCGGTCCGACCGTCGTCGGTGCGGTTGACAGGGTGCACTCGCCCGCTCACGCTGACTGCAGGTTTGCAGCGCCATCGACGCCTCTGCGGCCCAGGCACAGCAGGACTGGGCTGGCTCCCGAGGTGCACACCTCCTCGAAGGATCAGCCCAACGACGCGGAGACCGACGTCATGAGGGCGGACAACCTGGAGGGCTCGTCGCCGGAGGTTTCGGGTGAGAGCCCCAGCGGGGTTTCGATCGACCGGCTGCAGGCGTGCATCAGGAGCGGCGCTCCCCTCGCCCTCGGCGAGCACCTGCCCGCATGGAATCCGTTCGACGGAGGACCGCCTCCGCCGGAGCTCACCGTTTCCTCCTCTCAACTTCGGCAGGTCCTCCTCGACCCCGAGCTCGGTTCACGAGCGGATCCACGCGGGCTCACGGTCCGCGGTGCGATCATCGTCGGCGAACTCGATCTGGACTTCGCCACGGTCACCTTCCCGCTACGACTGCTCTGTTGCCGAGTCACCGGATCACTCAAGCTCAGCTACGGCAAACTCCGCGAACTCATCCTGAGCGGAACGCACCTGCAAGGTATCGACCGAGAAGGAAGATGCCTGGCTGGTGACGGACTGGATGTGAGCCATGATCTTCACCTTGACAAGGGATTCACCGCGGCAGGCGCGATCCGACTGCGAGGGGCATACGTCGGCGGCCAGATAAACCTCGACGACGCCGCCCTGAGGGGAGCAGATTCCGAGGGCCACAGCCTGCGGGCCAACGGGCTGCAGGCGAAGAACAACGTCCTCGTGCGCAATGCGCTGACTTCCGTCGGCGGAATCATGATCGCCGGTGCGCATGTCGGTGGCAAGCTCGACTTCAGTGGGACGACTCTGGATGGCTGCGACATTCGAGGAAACAGCCTCGCTGCCGACGGGTTACTGGCGGACAACACCCTTGCGCTGGGGGACGGCTTCTCAGCGACGGGAGTCATCCGGCTCCCAAGGGCTCGCATCGGTGGGTATCTCGACTTCAGCGACGCGTCACTGAAGGGCGCCGACCGGAACGGCGACAGCCTGGTCGGCGAGGGACTTCAGGCGAACAACACCGTACTGCTCACCGGCCGGTTCACCGCGGCCGGCCGAGTCAACTTCGCGGCGGCGAGGATCACCAGTCTCGTCGTGGGCGCGAGCCGGGATTCCCTTCCGAAGCTCGGCGACATCACCGGGTGGCGACTGGGCGACGTCCACGGCGTGATCCGGGACGACCGAAGTGCGGCGGCCGCCTGGCTGAGCCAGCAGTCCGCGGCCCAACCGTGGCAGGAACTCGCGGACGTCTACGCGCGGAACGGCCAACCGACCGACGCGCGCTGGATGCGTTACAGGTCCGCGGTGAACTCGACCCGGAACGCCAGGTTGTCGGCGAAGCTCTCTCGCCAGGCCTACCGGTTGACGACCGGCCACGGCTACTACCCGGGCGTGGCCCTTGCCTGGCTGGCGGTCATCTTCTGCCTGTCGTTCACGATGGCCTACTTCTGGAGAGACACGTTCACCACGCAACCCACCGCGGTAGCGATCCCGACTGATCCCGCAGGTCACCATGAGACCTCGACGACCGGCCACGTGACGAACGCCCAGTGCACACCTGCATGGAAGGTCGCCTGCCTGGACCCCCTGGCCTTCGCGCTGAGCTCGACATTTCCCGGCGTCGCGGAGGACCCTTCGTGGGACCCGCCCGACAACGGCTGGATGCCGCTGCTGTTCTTCTTCCTGCGACTGGCCGCCTGGATGTTCACCGCCGTGCTGCTTGCCGGCATCACCGGGCTGTTGCACAAGCAGACTTAGCGACGGGTAGGGCTCGCGCCGGAATGACCCCGCGGGCCGAACGTCCGGCGCTCGCGTCTCAAGGTGTGAGGATGTCGCGGACGGACACGGTCGCCTCGACCTCATACGGGAGCGGTGCGCCGGCGAGGAGCGCTCGGGTGAGGATCACGTAGCGGGCGACGTAGTCGTCGGACGTGAGGCCCTGAGCGCGTATCTGCTTCAGCCCGTCCGGATCGGGGCCGTCCGCGGCGCGGTCGTACTCCGCGAGGATCGCGTCGGCGAGCGCGGCCGCGTTTCCCGTCTCGTACTGCGCCACCCGGCTTCCGACGAGGTAGAGCCCCAGGCCGCCGACATCGGTCGTGACCAACGAGGAGCCGACATGCTGAGTCTCCAGCGCCACCGTGCACCCCGACGCGTGCAGATTGGGCACGAGGGGGATCACGACGACGGCCGCCTCGGCGTAGGCACGGTACACCTCATCGAGGGACCCGATCGGCTCGATGCGAACGTTCGGGGGCGCGTCGTGGGTCGGGTACGCCGCATCCACTGTCGCCACCCAGAAGTCGATGTCAGGCAGCAACCGTGCCGCCGCATGGAGGGTGGACCAGTCCCGGTGCCGATCCCTTCCCATCGCGAGAACCCCGCCACCGGCACCGGGCGCGACCGTCCGAAGGGCCCTTTCCAGCGTGGACTCGTTGACGGCGGCTCCGAACGGCAGACAGAGCACCTCGTCGGTTCCCCTGGCCGCCCGCGCCGCGTCACGGTTGAGCGTACTGAGCGTCACCTCCACCGCGGCATCCCGCAACAGACTGAGGTAGAGGCGACGGCGGAAGCCTCGGATGGTCTGCCAGTTGTCCCAGAGCCAGACCGTCTGCGCGATGACCCGCGTGGATCGATTGCGCAGCAGGCGCAGCAGCATCAGCGCCGCGAGCGACTCCCGCTCCGTGTGCGTCCACACGACCTCGGCGCGCGAGAGTCCACGGCGGTTGCGCCAGGCGTGCACGAAATCGAACCCCAGGACGCGCCGGGAACCGAGGCGGACGAAACGGGAGACGCGCCCTTCGTCGGCGTCCTCCGACCAGGTCAGGTCGACGACCGCGCCGGCTGCGCCATAGCCGTAGGGCGTCGGGCTGTTCAGCTGCGCGTCGTCCTTCGAACGACGCCATGACGGAATCGACAGCCCGTGCTGAAGGAAGACGAACACGCGCGGCTGCGCCTCACCGACCACTCGAACCCCCCGGTTCCTCGGGTGGCGACCCACCCTTCCCACGGGGAGCGTATGTGATCAGCAGCCGTCACGGGCACACTTCGCGAAGGCGCGCCCCGACCACTGGCTGTGGCCTGGCACGCCTCCGACCTGACTGGGATCGATCTCACCTGCCGTGTGGGAGCGCTACCGCACGGGTGATCTCCTGGGTGAGCTGGTTGCCGTTCGCGTCCTGCGCGTGCACCCGGAACGACACGAACCGGGCCTTCGCCGGGGCGCTCGCCGGCAGGTCCGCCGTGTAGCGGCCGTCGCCGTGGCGGACGGTGCGCAGGTGCCGCCACCGGCCGCCGTCGTCGTAGGAGGCCTCGAACGTCAACCTGTTCACGGGAATGTCCACTCCCGCCTGGTGTCCGACGGTCACCTCCACCTCGTGCGCACCGCGCACCGGCGCCCTCAGTTCGTTGCGCAGGTCGACCCCGACGTCGTACCCGAGCGTCAGCAGCGGCACCGGCTGCGCGGAGTCCGTACGACCCGAACGGAACGTCCACTCCGAGCGGCTACGAGTGGACAACTGCGCCCACGGCGCCCGGTTGGCCACCTCGAACGACATCCGGTAGGTGTCCGCCGATCCGGTGGGCAGGTCCACGTAGCCGAACAGTCCGCCAGGCGCGTACGCCGTCTCCCACAGCACCTGGTCGCCCTGCGACAGCCGGACCCTCGTGTCGATCCCGTCCTGACCCGGGACGGTGTACGCCACGGAGAAGTGCTGGTCTGCGTCCACCAACCCGACACCCTGGAAGACGTTCGGGAACGGCGCCCCGAGTATCAGCCGGTCCTGGTCTCGCCGGACCGGGAACCTGCCGTTCAGGCCGGGAACGACGGGCGCGCCGAGCCACGACTGGGTGACGTGTTCACCTCGCGCGTACTTCGTCAGCGGCGTATCCAGCTCCAGTCGCGCCGGGGGATCTGTTTCTCCTCGTTGGTACGGCCGCTCCGGGGTCGCCATGGTGTAGGCCCA
This Actinopolymorpha cephalotaxi DNA region includes the following protein-coding sequences:
- a CDS encoding glycosyltransferase family protein — protein: MFVFLQHGLSIPSWRRSKDDAQLNSPTPYGYGAAGAVVDLTWSEDADEGRVSRFVRLGSRRVLGFDFVHAWRNRRGLSRAEVVWTHTERESLAALMLLRLLRNRSTRVIAQTVWLWDNWQTIRGFRRRLYLSLLRDAAVEVTLSTLNRDAARAARGTDEVLCLPFGAAVNESTLERALRTVAPGAGGGVLAMGRDRHRDWSTLHAAARLLPDIDFWVATVDAAYPTHDAPPNVRIEPIGSLDEVYRAYAEAAVVVIPLVPNLHASGCTVALETQHVGSSLVTTDVGGLGLYLVGSRVAQYETGNAAALADAILAEYDRAADGPDPDGLKQIRAQGLTSDDYVARYVILTRALLAGAPLPYEVEATVSVRDILTP